Proteins from a genomic interval of Stenotrophomonas sp. 24(2023):
- a CDS encoding flagellar basal body rod protein FlgF — translation MDKALYVAMTGARASLQAQGTVSHNLANTDTPGFKEALANTEAFPVRGQGFASRVDALHVDAGFNRRIGAQNITGNPLDLSLQEGSWLAVQPPGGGEAYTRGAALSLTPNGQLVTGGGHPVLDDNGNPIAIPPHQAMEIGNDGTISIIPLGEGPQTMAMIGRIRVVDAPNERLERGLDGLFRNTTPQQPFAQTQGRSVQSGQLEGSNVDAAGALVQMIQLQRQYEMQVKVIKHGDENARSANTLLRLGS, via the coding sequence CTCTATGTGGCCATGACCGGTGCCCGCGCCTCGCTGCAGGCACAGGGTACGGTCTCGCACAATCTCGCCAACACCGATACCCCCGGCTTCAAGGAGGCGCTGGCCAACACCGAAGCGTTCCCGGTCCGTGGGCAGGGCTTTGCCTCGCGGGTGGATGCACTGCACGTCGATGCCGGCTTCAACCGCCGCATCGGCGCGCAGAACATCACCGGCAACCCGCTGGACCTGTCGCTGCAGGAAGGCAGCTGGCTGGCGGTGCAGCCGCCCGGCGGCGGCGAAGCCTACACGCGCGGCGCCGCCCTCTCGCTCACCCCCAATGGCCAGCTGGTCACCGGCGGCGGCCATCCGGTGCTGGATGACAACGGCAACCCGATCGCCATTCCGCCGCACCAGGCGATGGAGATCGGCAATGACGGCACGATCTCGATCATCCCGCTGGGCGAAGGCCCGCAGACGATGGCGATGATCGGCCGCATCCGCGTGGTCGATGCGCCCAATGAACGCCTGGAACGCGGGCTGGATGGCCTGTTCCGCAACACCACCCCGCAGCAGCCGTTCGCCCAGACCCAGGGACGCTCCGTGCAGAGCGGGCAGCTGGAAGGCAGCAATGTCGATGCGGCCGGTGCGCTGGTGCAGATGATCCAGCTGCAGCGGCAATACGAAATGCAGGTGAAGGTGATCAAGCACGGCGACGAGAACGCGCGCAGCGCCAACACGCTGCTGCGCCTGGGCAGCTGA